The window TATCTCACATCTTTGTTGGCGTCCGTCGTTCCCTCGCTTCTCGTTGTTTGATTACGTTTTTCTTCGTACACTGATGGGAGTCTTTGTTCATATTTATGATTGGTAGGGTAGGttctcatttcttttgtaCAAAGAAGGAGATATCGCTTATCTATGGTTACATGATTCTATTTTAGGGTCAGCGTAGGTCGTAACACCGGTAGTTGCGACGTCGTTACATACTTAAATTTTTCGATCCACGATGTCGTCTGTCAATCGAATCGTCAAAAATGTTATGTTTTGAAtagatttcgatcgatcggaaaaaattgtattacatcgaagaaaataaagatttgcCATTTATAAAGATCCCAGAAGTGATCTACAAGAATAGATATTGCATGCGAGAAAAAGAGTCGACACTTCGTTCTTGACGCATTGAATTGTAtaggttaaaaatattttcagtaGGATcattaagagaaaataatataggtTAAGATGATAGAAGAAGATATCGAAACGGATCAAGGTGATTTGCGTGTCGATGGGAGACGTCCATTAGAATTGAGACGAATTCACGTAAGAATGGGTGTTTTTGGCCAAGCCGATGGAAGTGCTTATATAGAACATGGTAAAACAAAGATTTTGGCGGCAGTATACGGACCACATCAggtttttaataatcttaattgTTAGTGTACTTATATGATGAATCGTATAATAGGTTTAACTCTTTAAAAACTATTTACAGCCCAAAGGCACAGGTAGAAGCCAACTTACCAAAGCTATCGTAAATTGTCAGTACAGTATTGCAGTGTTTAGTTTTACATCGGGCGAACGTAAGCGTAAACCAAGAGGTGACCGTAAATCACAGGAAAGATCTCTTGAATTGCGTCGTGCAATGGAGGCAATAATACACTTGGAATTACATCCACGCTCGCAGATTGATATTTTCGTAGAGGTATTACAAGTCGACGGAAGCGATTACTGTGCATCCGTTAATGCAGCTACCTTGGCTCTGATCGACGCTGGAATACCTATAAAGGTATGTTAACGTTACTGCAATAGATCATTATACgtatctcgtatatatattgttatattttttgtttcctttttgctCCCATCTTATCTTTAGAATTATGCGATTGGATGTACAATAACATTAGTAAATTCTTCCTATACGGATGGAGGAGAGGAGGGAGGTGTCGGCTCGGGTGTATTGGATGCAAATTTTATAGAAGAATGCACTCCTGGTGTAACTTTATCTATCGTTGCATTacctgaaaaaaataatgataatgtgGCAAAAAGTTCTGGATTGATAGTTGTCGCTCAAGGAGCAGGTCAAAGATTACATTTGTCGCTTTTGGAATCGTTAAAACAACGCGCTTTGCTTGGATGTCAAGACATAAAAACCATCTTGGATCGTGCCGTACGTCATCATTTGACGATACATTCACTTCCATCATTATGTAACGTTACGTTGGattaaagtgaaaaaatactctgtctttctaata is drawn from Vespula pensylvanica isolate Volc-1 chromosome 10, ASM1446617v1, whole genome shotgun sequence and contains these coding sequences:
- the LOC122632280 gene encoding exosome complex component RRP41, with product MIEEDIETDQGDLRVDGRRPLELRRIHVRMGVFGQADGSAYIEHGKTKILAAVYGPHQPKGTGRSQLTKAIVNCQYSIAVFSFTSGERKRKPRGDRKSQERSLELRRAMEAIIHLELHPRSQIDIFVEVLQVDGSDYCASVNAATLALIDAGIPIKNYAIGCTITLVNSSYTDGGEEGGVGSGVLDANFIEECTPGVTLSIVALPEKNNDNVAKSSGLIVVAQGAGQRLHLSLLESLKQRALLGCQDIKTILDRAVRHHLTIHSLPSLCNVTLD